A genome region from Mastacembelus armatus chromosome 8, fMasArm1.2, whole genome shotgun sequence includes the following:
- the LOC113140554 gene encoding uncharacterized protein LOC113140554, translating to MAGIPASSLHITVAENTPKTSKKDCSTPASHAKPGSPRALPKSASFTPETEYQKELNSLVQVTMKVSMTFAPQQGQENFGQPCTLPEVILTLGVPGNDLVIPLNPVPGRPLSVNLNLLPKKVDVKSRLCSPNLASPTNAHMRPSSTNAGTTSEAQTLTSCSRDQWSLETNPRSPKEDCLSLTEKNHTAQLQKEMARGGEKRKGNPKKGREKAVQGKGKSAGRKEW from the exons ATGGCTGGAATCCCT GCTTCATCACTACACATCACTGTAGCTGAAAATACACCAAAAACATCAAAGAAGGACTGCTCCACACCAGCGTCTCATGCTAAACCTGGATCCCCTAGAGCACTACCCAAATCTGCTTCCTTTACCCCTGAGACAGAATATCAGAAAGAGCTGAATTCTCTAGTGCAG gtgacAATGAAAGTGTCCATGACTTTCGCACCACAGCAG GGAcaggaaaattttggtcaacCATGTACGCTCCCAGAAGTCATCCTCACTCTAGGAGTCCCAGGAAATGACCTTGTGATTCCTCTAAACCCAGTACCTGGAAGGCCCCTTTCTGTCAACTTAAATCTTCTCCCAAAAAAAGTAGATGTTAAGTCCAGGCTGTGCTCTCCAAACCTTGCAAGTCCCACAAATGCCCACATGAGGCCTTCATCCACTAATGCAGGCACAACCAGTGAAGCACAGACTCTAACTTCATGCTCACGTGACCAGTGGAGCCTTGAGACCAACCCTAGGAGTCCAAAAGAAGACTGTTTATCTCTGACTGAAAAGAATCATACAGCCCAACTCCAGAAAGAGATGGCTCGAGGAGGAGAAAAACGCAAAGGGAATCCTAAAAAGGGGAGGGAAAAGGCAGTGCAAGGAAAGGGCAAGTCTGCTGGAAGGAAAGAATGGTGA